The Cydia pomonella isolate Wapato2018A chromosome 13, ilCydPomo1, whole genome shotgun sequence genome segment caagttaagctggtttgagagcgtttagtcgcctgccttagacgcaccaatagatatcagacagctattctgttagaattctgtattagttcataatgaatcttattccgtgctcaatagagtagtaattcaataaacgctacctatgcggcctaaccattttttcatagtggcacgcgcctttgcggtttttaaacaatagataagacgataatccgtagaagctcacggaggaaaatagaaactttACTGtcaaacgttgtacgatacatgtgcgaataggtaattcgcaactcgtggcgatttaaagcactcccttaggtcgtgttttaatttattgcagctcgtttcgaatttcctatttttcgcacttgtatcgtaatgtactatactttttacaagcttttatttaacttgttgtttgtttaatttattgtttgtaaaaatggacatgtaaaagtgcccctgtggcctatttgctgaataaatgtttgatatttgatatttgatacttgtcctgttagtatgtaagttcCTTAGTGTGtgagttagtgtgggtcaaatcttggaagctaaatttgacccacttccccgattaagctgaaaatttgtatatatgtggaagtcgggtgacaatgcaatattgtggtaccattgagctgatctgataatggagacgGGATGTAGCCAAtccatagaaactctgtgatgaaacaacgcaacctagttgtgtttggggtttttagactGGTCTcgataagtaagtaagtaagtaaatattctttattgcaccaacaatcattttacatacatgtaaaactacaaatgaattttaaaggaaaatagaaccaggtgacaacaggcggtcttatcgctaaaaagcgatctcttccagacaacctttaggtagcaggaaatttagaactcatacaaaagtcaacaggtagtgcaaggagctaaatatggagactattaaacacaaacacacatactacttatataagtattaaaacaatacctaatatactaataaatatacaatataatataatacaatataaatatatatatatatatatatatatatatatatatttatacttacacatatacaatatataaaatggcaacttaaggtagagataaaaagtatagtttcagctgattattgaaaatggggagagatttagctaatcttaattctactggcagagcattccataaccgaacagcccggaaggtaaaataattattataaaattttgatgtagataagggaggagcaagaatatgagtctgagaacatctgatagaagagagatacttgaaacgctctttgagataaggtGGTGTAGCAGATGAGTATTAGTTCCCTGTGGTAAAgtggaaaagtacagtcagcgacaattCACAGGCAAGTCTGCGAGTTATGTAAAGGTTTCGAGGCATTTCGTCAACCTGCTACAGAATATCCAACTAAAGGAGGACGAACtcagggaccggaaaacccgttcatttgccttacccgttcggaatgggtaaccccttcatacgataagctaatcgtttgggtaacccgttcaaccggttacccaacaataatgataacccgtattattcagattaacctaatcctaacaagtggttaccgcttacaggagctgattcggtttgtgttttgcgtgtactaaccggtaacctttcggtttagggtaagccttacccctctcccgcgcctttcccccgccgctgcggcaccgcgggagagatgggcattacgtaattcattcgataggtatattgtaactaccgacgcaatagtacttttcgttaatgttgacttactatatagatgcttatttgtatccggtttataacaggttttagtaagatggcggccacacactttgtcataaaaatcatcatttttaggttttagggagttccgatttcgaaaatgatggcgattttggaattcaatatggcggccatgcagtaagtcataaaagtcgccatgtaaatcggtttttaggtttatgggagtgcagatttagaaaaagatgaccatgttggagtccaagatggtgaccatgtactatgtcataaaaatcgtcatggatgtcgttatataggttttagggagtgcagatttcgaaaatcatgactattcatgactattttggaatccaagatggcggccatgcaatttgtcataaaagtcgtaatggatggagtccaagatggtgaccatgtcataaaaatcgtcatggatgtcgttttataggttttagggagtgcggatttctaaaatcatgactattttggaatccaagatggcggccatgcaatttttcataaaagtcgtcatggatgtcgttttatacgttttagggagtgcggatttcgaaaatgatgatcattttggagtccaagatggcggctatgcaatttgtcataaaagtcttcatggatttcgttttataggttttagggagtgcggatttcgaaaatgatgaccattttggagtccaagatggcggccatgcaatttgtcataaaagtcttcatggatgtcgttttataggttttagggagtgcggatttcgaaaatcatgactattttggaatccaagatggcgcccatgcaatttgtcataaaagtcgtcatggatgtcgttttatacgttttagggagtgcagatttcgaaacagatgactattttggaatccaagatggcggccatgcaatttgtcataaaagtcttcatgaatgtcgttttatgggttttagggagtgcggatttcgaaagtcatgactattttggaatccaagatggcggccatgcaatttgtcataaaagtcgtcatggatgacgttttattcgttttagggagtgcagatttcgaaaaagatgaccattttggagtccaagatggtgaccatgtataatgtcataaaaatcgtcatggatgtcgttatataggttttagggagtgcagatttcgtaaatcatgactattttggaatccaagatggcggccatgctttttgtcataaaagtcgtcatggatggagtccaagatggtgaccatgtactatgtcataaaaatcgtcatggatgtcgttttataggttttagggagtgcggatttcgaaaatgatgaccattttgaaatcaaagatggcggccacacatatTGTCATAAAACTCATCTTGGTagtcgttttttaggttttagggagtgcggatttcgaaaatcatgactattttggaatccaagatggcggccatgctttttgtcataaaagtcgtcatggatatcgttttataggttttagggagtgcggatttggaaaatgatgactattttggaatccaagatgacggccacgtactatttaataaaagtcatcatggatgtcgttttataggttttagggagtgcggatttcgaaaatgatgaccattttgaaatcaaagatggcggccacataTTTTGTcgtaaaagtcatcatggaagtcgttttttaggttttagggagtgcggatttcgaaaatcatgactattttggaatccaagatggcggccatgctttttgtcttaaaagtcgtcatggatatcgttttataagttttagggagtgcggatttcgtaaatgatgactattttggaagccaagatgacggccacatactatttaataaaagtcatcatggatgtcgttttataggttttagagagtgcggatttcgaaaaagatgatcattttggatttcatgatgccgaccatgaaatatgtcagaaaattagtcatggatgtcgttgtataggttttacggagtgcggatttcgaaaatcatgactattttggaatccaagatggcgaccatgcaatttgtcataaaagtcgtcatggatgtcgttttgtaggttttagggagtgcggatttcgaaagtcatgactattttggaatccaagatggcggccatgcaacttgtcataaaagttgtcatggatgtcgttttaaaggttttaggaaatgtggttttcaaaaatgatgaacctcaaccatttgtgtatcgtaaagaactcgtcaagacatttaaaatgagcctaaactcgatagcattatgggaagtcatcgatgagttccgctgacaccttccgattccaccatcagaccttcgtcaccatgtgtatcgtaaagaactcttcaagacatttaaaatgagccctaactcgataacattactagtagttatcgatgagttccatcaacaccttcggattccaccatcagaccctcgccaacatgtgtatcgtaaagaactcatgaagacctttaaaatgaccccaaactcgatagcattactaggtagtagttatcgatgagttccatcaacaccttctgattccaccatcagaccctcgccaccatgtctatcgtaaagaactcgtcaagacatttaaaatgagcccaaattcgatagcattactagtaggtatcgataagttccatcgataccttcccataccaccatcagaccctcgccaccatgtgtatcgtaaagaactcgtcaagacctttaaaatgagcccaaactcgatagcattactagtagttatcgatgagttgcactgacaccttccgattccaccatcagacccttgccaccatgtgtatcgtaaagaactcgtcaagacctttaaaatgagcccaaactcgatagcattactagtagttatcgatgagttccactgacaccttccgattccaccatcagaccctcgccaccatgtgtatcgtaaagaactcgtcaacatatttaaaatgagcccaaactcgatagcattactagtagttatcgatgagttccatcgataccttcccattccaccatcagaccctctcccccatgtgtatcgtaaagaactcgtcaagacctttaaaatgagccctaactcgatagcattactagtagttatcgatgagttccatcgacaccttccgattccaccatcagaccctctccaccatgtgtatcgtaaagaactcgtcaagacctttaaaatgagccctaactcgataaaattattagaagccattgatgagttccactgacacacGAGATGTGCAGAGACAGcaaacgataaagaaagtgacaataataggagtaataggtactaaataaaaatataccaaaatcaatgcaacgccttaccatattaggtaatttgccttaaaccttagcatgtgttttgaaatctacgttgtgcgctacttgacttaacgtacacttttgtttgaattagcaatattaggtcggctaattacaaagcctttgacaaataccgactgccgccgcgccgcgccgcgcactcgcacgtgcacgtagggaatggaaccgccgtgtttcgcgtcgggcgctacgttaatagaccatatgcaatttacgtaaaagctaaaacagcttgttcgtatttaatcagcgcttgaagcgataaccctttcccgggtttttaatatcggtaagcgctaacctgaattaattcaaataaaaggattagcttcttaaccggtaagccaatcaaaagcttaccgaaatgaagcggtttttggaacacagctttacaataacccgggtttttgaacgggttagggtaagcgggtccggtccctgggACGAACTCATGGTGAGTTTTGACGTCACGTCTCTGTTCACCAATGTGCCGGTGGATAAGACTATTGGGATTATTTCTAACCTCGTGAGTCAGACTAATTTGCCTGCCGTGTACATGGAAGCAAAAGACTTATTTCTAAAATCGGGATATTTAATGTGGCACGGGGAATATTACCTTCAGGTTGATGGAGTGGACATTGGGCTCACCGATAGCTCCTGTGACCGCCAATATCTTATGGAATGGTTTGAAGAAAATGCTTTGAATAGCGGGCCTGTTCGACCTAAATATTGGTGGCGGTATGTTGATGACGTCTTCACTATTGTCTCGAAAAACGGCCTAAGGGTTCTCACGGAGCACCTTAATACTAGGCATCATAAGAGCCACTTCACAGTGGAGGAGAAAAATGAAGGAAAACTGCCGTTTCTGGATGTCTTGGTTATGCGTAAACCTTGTGGACGGATACAAACCGCAGTGGTAAACCATCACATACAGATCGATATCTGAGGGCAGGTTTTCACCATCATCCGTGACACTTAATTTCTGTGCTCAGAACACTGTATAATCGGGCCTTGAACCTTTGTGATCCGCAGTATTTGGATAGCGCAGAATATGAACGCATCCGCGCGTCCCCGTTTAACTACGGCAGAGATATTGCTACTATACCTACCATACATTAAGGGCGTGACAGATAAAATCGGACTCTTATTACGCCGGAGATACTGCGTACAGGTGTTGCGTTCGCCGAAGGAGCCTTTGAACAGTCCGGGTGTATATATGATTCCTTGCTCACAGGAGCAGGAGAAACTATATAGGAGGGACGGGCCGGAACATTTCCGCCGAGTCATCGGCCGCAGTCTGCGCcggtccgtcaacgcaagctcctaACGACACTCCTCGGatcggagtgaaacatgtcgagcgtttacgatttaaaatacgtgagtgacccgctgtaacatatttaataacagcGATAATTATTAAACCTCTGTGTAAAATGCAATGTCTTAAATCAGGGAattaatacctacatacaaataagtaaataacagAATCCTGCTTGCTTTGGAGGTTGATGTTTATCAAATTGACACACAAAGTTTAtagttttaatactttttatatgTGGAACACTAGGGTAATGGGGCGATAATTTCCATTATTATTCTGGTCTCCTTTCTTATAAAGCAGAATTATATTAGAATGTAACATGTTTTTTGGAATTTTGCCCGGCTGTAGGATGTCATTCAACAATTTTGTAAGGTGGGGTAATAGAGTGCGCTTAACCAGTATCAAACTTTCCGTGCTTCATCCGCTCCCGGACTTTTTCCAAACTTCatgcttataattataattgtgattataattatgttaaaaatataagttGATGCTACTGGAAGGATTTCAGTTAGAAGGTTATTACTAATAATTAATGGGCTGGTGTAGTTGACTTCAAAGGGAAATCAATTAATATAACAACAGTCACAGCAACCAATACTGCCACTATAACCACTGCAGATTAATTTGCTTTCTCAATTAGATACCCGTGGAGCTTGTTAGTGACATGCCTGTAATCATTTCTAATCAGTACGACAAGAGTCGCTTGAAGATTATTATTCACATAATACAATTATATCGTCATTAGAGGATATGACGATATCACGAAAGTTTTAATTGGTAGGTGAGTTGaaagttattaatgttattatcttattatataaGTTTGACTGTTTTATGTAGATAACTGTGATGGTTAGGAAATGTTGCTCGGTGAGCAGGAAATTCGGTGTCGAGATAGTTTTTGAGGAGACGAACATGGAGTCCTATTTATTCTAGAATATTTTcctaaatgttattattttaatttaattactaggTGTTTGAGGACCTTTTAGCCCAATTCTCTGTtcctttaaatattaatttctttatttgtgttaataaatatttcttagcttatctaatttttaatttaattagttactATTTAATTTTACACCACTTTACAGAAAAAGTCATTGAGTCACCACTTTACAGAAAAAAGTGGCAGGAGTTATGTAAACATTGACGTTAAAATTAACAAGATGAAAAAGCGGcaattgataaatatttaaataacggtattttattatacaacaaataaatatttatgacgttctcaagcaaaaggtaccgcATTCTCGCTTTCCATAAGCTAACAAGTTATTCGTATGAAGATACGAGTAAAATACGTCCTTTAGGTAAgtgacaatgtggtaccttctAATTGAGAACGTCACATTTATTATCATAACATAGTTATGCTCTTTATTTAGTTAGCCCTATTcttggcaaattaaaaaaatcctgtATTCAAACCTGTGTAATAGACCAAAGAAACTGTTCttggaaaaaatacaaaagtgagtgtaatagtacattactacaaaGGCCGGGACGAAAGGGGTTACCGGCCGAAAACATATAGACATAGGTCTCATAGAGAGATAGGTCTGAGGTGGGCAACCCCATATTTCCCGCCGAGGTATTTATAgtacttttctcaaacatgcaatgaaataaacaacaaaaaaatctaagttttatttttaaaggaattataagtaaacaagacaaaaactaaaactaacgtGTGTATATTACTGATTCGCTATATTTTAACTTGGTTTTAATAGAAAACAGatacttattaaatttatatttaatatcatGTTACTtcaaataaccggccaagagcatgtcgggccacgctcagtgtagggttccgtagttactcttccgtcacaacaagctaaactggagcttaaagtatagtaaattgttaaccaagggatgaaacggtacctttcacccgagttaaacaaataggcaaatttgcataatcagtacctaattaaagtaagtctttttactatgaagggaaaactttttgcgataactcaaaaacagctaaactgatcatgtctgatagttttcatttaatgtctttcttaagctctacttccacgatttttttcatattttttggacctatggttcaaaagttagagggggggggacacttttttttttctttcggagcgattatctccgaatatattcactttatcaaaaaatgtttcttgaaaacccctattagttttgaaagacctttccgacgataccccacattctagggttgaagcgaaaaaaaaaatttcacccccactttacgtgtaggggaggtaccctaaaaaaaatttaatcatttatattttattgtacgactttgtcggctttattgatttatatatccatgccaaatttcagctttctagcactaacgaccacggagcaaagcctcggacagacagacagacagacagacagacagacagacagacagacagatagacagacagacagacagacagacggacatggcgaaactataagggttcctactgttcctagttgactacggaaccctaaaaaggacgaAATCACGTTTCTGAACGAACCTTTAGAATTTCAATTTGTTGcaaccaaaattaaataataatctcTTCTCAATCTCAATAATCAATCAGAACTCAATAGCAATAGGTACTTGTCGGTAGATATGTAGATAAACTAAACTTATATATTAAGCGTTGTAGTCTAAACTGTCGAGTTGcagtttaaaatactaaaacaccattaatttcGGGTTAAAAGATGCttagtaaataaaacattaagcATGGAGTACAATGCCCACAATGTTGAAGACTGTTTCCGCCAGTTCTTTACAATATGCCAAAAACACGTGTTCTGAGAAACTGTGGGCTTTTTTTGGTTttccaatttataaaattgtcattagtaaccatatatttcgccTTTGATTTTTCCGGCAGCAAGTTCTGTATACCAATTCTGCTTCGGCCTTAATTCAGGTGGGGTGTAATCAATAATCATTAAATTTCTTAGTCGGTAGTTTTGTCCGAActcatattgaattatttatagcaaaacaattatttatttatattacaaacaacaaaatcaaatccgataaaatagaattatagggaaaaattatcaagtttcccgccaaaccttttttttctatacaGTTAGAGACACGTTTGAGTAGACATTTTTGCCGCTACctaatatttatatgaaatttcaatgtgtatatgtatgGCTAAGAAAAAATgtgatgtgtgtgtgtatgtgtgtgtgtgtgtgatgtgtgtaaataaaactgcactaagtacataccaaatcgtttattgtttttttttaatacgcataGTGGCATTAGTGGCAGTATGTCATGATGCCTGTGCCACAAATTTATGTGGAATGGAAATATAAAAGAGGACTTTGCCAGCCTAGGCctgcaagatttgtatgaaattccattaacgacctcttgtcctagccgcacctgaaacgtcatacttcgcagcctattataaggaacataacatcaatatttcattgcatgtttgagaaaaagtatGTATCTTGTAAGATACATTGCTAAGGGACGGGCAACAACAAAGGACACCCGCAAACGACTGTTTACTTGTTTAGTGTTCTTACTCCATCAGCAGTTCAGCACTGTTCTGTGTAGAAGGTATTTTTTACCTTCGTAATAGATTTTTCGACGGCAGTAACGAAACGAAGTACTAACAGCACTGACTTTTATAAGATTAACAAAACACTCGAATGTTCCATTGTATCGTATCGGCCAATCAAAAATCGGTATTGCTGCGTATTTCACCGTAGGTAACCT includes the following:
- the LOC133524569 gene encoding uncharacterized protein LOC133524569, whose translation is MVSFDVTSLFTNVPVDKTIGIISNLVSQTNLPAVYMEAKDLFLKSGYLMWHGEYYLQVDGVDIGLTDSSCDRQYLMEWFEENALNSGPVRPKYWWRYVDDVFTIVSKNGLRVLTEHLNTRHHKSHFTVEEKNEGKLPFLDVLVMRKPCGRIQTAVEQEKLYRRDGPEHFRRVIGRSLRRSVNASS